CTAATGTTTTATGGGTGGAGGGCTGGCGTCCTGTGGTGTGATTGCTTACATAGTTAAAATTGTGTGCTATATGAAGATAGTGTTGTTATGTTTCTAAATATGTAGATAATAATTGCAGATTGGAAAAAAAATTCATATCCTCACATGAGTACTTTATATATGAGTGCGTAGTGCCTTGATTTTGTACCCCAAGTATAGTTTTAATTTGTTAGAGTTGTAGTGTTTCCTAGTTGTCTTGTTCGCTTTGCAGGAGATTCTCTGTTTCTTTTTGTCATGTTAACTAGTTGCCATGCCCTGTCTGAAGGAGGATATATTCTGTTGACAGTTGTCTCTTTCATCCTTGCAATCTGATGCATTAATTGGGCTGGGGTTAATGTTGTTTGGGTGGGGGACTTGGCGTCCTGTGGTGTGATTTCTTACATAGTTTAAATTGTGTGTTTCATATTTTGAGAGAATGAAACATATGCAATATGTAGTAAGATAGTTTTGTAATGTTTCTAAATATGTAGATTATAATTGCAGATTGAAAAAAAACTTTCATATCCTGCTTTTGTGAAGTTCATGGCGACCTCAGATGTATACTTTATTCATGGGTCCTCAGTTCCTTGATTTTGTTCCCCTATTATAGTTTTACTTGCTTAGAGCTGTAGTGCAAGGAACATCCTTTCATTTTTTTCGTGAAGTGATGATTTGTTTTTCTTTGCAATTGATACTGAGTTGTCATTTGATTCTTCTCACAGTTACCTGAAGTTGACAATTTTGTGCGCCGCAGAAGGTAATACTTTCATTAGCTTTGTTGGATTATCTTGCACATGGTTGTCCCACCCTTGAAGTAATCGGCTACTTGCCTGTGTTGACCAGGGTTAGCAAAGGTCCAGACAATGGAAGGGGATACACTGGAAGAATTTCTTCTTATCAGCAACAAAAGCGTGCTTTTAAAAGAGCTGAGAAATTTCAAGATAGTCTGGACGCTGGCAACCTATCGTTTGTTAAACCCATGGTTCGATCACATGTATCTGGCTGCTTTTGGCTTGTAAGTTGGTGCTCTCTGTATGCTGTTTAACTAATATTATACATATTATTATCAACTAAAAAAGCATCATCAATTTTCTGTTATGTAAGGGTCTGCCTTCTAGGTTTTGCAAAGATCATCTGCCTCCCAGTGAGTATAAAATGGTGCTGGAGGATGAAGAGGGTGGTGAGTTTGATGTTGTATACATTGGAAATCGAACAGGTCTGAGTGGCGGATGGAGAGGCTTTTCGATGCACCATGATCTGGAAGATGGGGATTCATTGGTCTTTGAATTGGCTGAGCCTGATAGATTCAAGGTACTTTTTTTTATACTTAGTTACTTACTAAGAAAACTTCCATATCATCATTTCAAAAACTGGTAATTATGTCCCAACTGACAAGAAGGAGCTCAAATAGAACTACAGAAGTGAAAACAAAATCATAAATTTCTAACATGAATCCCTTTGAGAGAGTATGCAAGTATAATTAGGCAGGAGCCCCTAATGTATCAATGTAAACATGGGAACTGGCAAGCAAGAAAATATGTGTGCTATTGCTAATTTCTTATAGTATGCAAGTATAATTAGGCAGGAGCCCCTAATGTATCAATGTAAACATGGGAACTGGCAAATAAGAAAATATGTGTGCTATTGCTAATTTCTTATAGTATATTTGTGCTACTGTAAGCTGAGGCACTGTGTTGCATGTGTACTCAAACATTGATAAACATCAGTCTAGCAATTTTTTCTTATGTATATTCAGCCACAGTTTTGGGGTTTGACTTACTTGCAAAGTTGCAATTCTTTATTTGTTGCAGGTTTACATTTTCAAAGCTATTGAGGATGCAAATGAAGCCAAGCCTGGTGATAAGACTGCTGATGTGGATACAATGGACAGCGATTCAGCCCAGGAAGAGCCTGACCAGACAGATTCACCTGCTTCTGAACCTCCCTCTAGCCCTCAACCTCTCGTAGGAGCAAAAAGAAGGAAGCTCCGTGGGAGATAGTAGCGTTCTTGTTAGATCCATCAGACCCAAAATACAGGTACTTAGGGCAAGTATGTTGCCGTATCAGCAATGCGCTCTCCTGCCAGGTCATCTGTTTTGCGTCTTTTTGTTGGCCTCTTTCTGGAAATATGGGTGTTCAGTAATTACCCTTCCATTGCCTAGATTTAACATGTAAAGAGATGTTTTGGCACCAGTAACCGAGCACTCATAACCCCTCCATGTTATGCTAATTTGGTGTCTCAAGCGCTGCAATGTTGGTTTCTCAGTTCTGTTTACATGATTGGTGATGCTATTTTCTGTGTACTGCTGTGCACATGTTCGAAGATAGATTCATAGCTCATGTCACTATTCCTCAGTTGTTCATTCACATTATATATTTTACATCAAAGCTAACTAATTAATTAGTACTACAACACAAAGGATCCTAGTGTAACAAGTCAATGCCACAAAACATCATTGCATTTACATGTGACAACACAATGAAAACACCAACATCATCGAGGAGTCAGCACCCCAGAGAGCACGCCACTGTTGGCATTGACAC
This Lolium perenne isolate Kyuss_39 chromosome 1, Kyuss_2.0, whole genome shotgun sequence DNA region includes the following protein-coding sequences:
- the LOC127318882 gene encoding B3 domain-containing protein Os05g0481400, with protein sequence MATETASAGPGAAYEEERRKRILDNLKHLESLGISKMAKSLVQATRQQGKTARASPKPRKKFEAATEVRRSSRAKTTVSYKEDLPEVDNFVRRRRVSKGPDNGRGYTGRISSYQQQKRAFKRAEKFQDSLDAGNLSFVKPMVRSHVSGCFWLGLPSRFCKDHLPPSEYKMVLEDEEGGEFDVVYIGNRTGLSGGWRGFSMHHDLEDGDSLVFELAEPDRFKVYIFKAIEDANEAKPGDKTADVDTMDSDSAQEEPDQTDSPASEPPSSPQPLVGAKRRKLRGR